aacatgaccctccaaaggtatttcatattgaaagaagaaggaaaatacggatatttaacacttttcagtgtattttagtttcattgatatccgttgaagtctgcataattgataattttactagtatgcacgttatctttctaataaaagcttaaaatgtatatgtcgcggggctcgtgtttccatggtaacgcattttctctcatttttaaacaactatgtataaaaataggggttttcgacggcttcagtgccattctgttaatgaccatcatggaatatttgggtaatattattagcaaaatgccaagcactttacatggtaccctatttttcttaaagtttaaagtaaccatggcaacagagatgtttaaaatagcttatatcttgctttttgttgtagtttcttataaaaaaatattgaataagattaactttctagttaatgtagctataaatcatattatttctaacgtaagttatattttcgtgttatttgcatttattaaaacaaatttcacagcttagaatacttacagcagtacccctcgtctggcatttttcatggaaaaatcgttcagtatgctgctattattctcatggatattgttgaaatgaaaataaaaggccgaagctgtgtttcttaaatagaccagtgtcaacgcttctaaattttacatttagatacataggtcacgggcttcgtttccatggtaacatcaattcaattcaagaaatcacatttttctaccgaaatttgaacaattttagatcttagttttagtatataagtaacaaattatcaacggaacctgaaaaataggtattacaaatcaaactgctagattttttatttgaaaatggccgtaacaagtaacctttcacccaactatattccaaataacattggttaccatcatccattttcttacattccgcataacatttcaatataactacaaaaaagaagcaaaatattgatttttattcagagcaaaagactcataaaaatatttcagcaaataatggttatttgaaaatagttaaaataaaaaaaaatgcacagaattacgtactttcaagataaaaactattaattttgcgcggtaactgacacgtaacgtcatgacgtcagtgacgtcattttaaggcaacattgttttgaagcgtttctgcggcaatttattcattatttctgaattattaaaccataaagcatcagatcgaaaacaggttcatgatttgttttcagaagaatgaatatacaaacacatttagtttgtcgtaaacgtcgtcgtaaatcgtcacgttagcttccggttggacatgcgcacatacaaatatgaaggtaacctacctccttaagccgATATAGGGTTGCCTTACCCAACCTGTCagtgtgtttcaagacacttgatggtTTTAGTCAGAGCAGAATTTCTAGTATATAATGTTACATGGATGCAAATGAtttgaatgttatactgtttcatggaaGTGACTTTTAACTGTTACAGCGGAGTGGTTTATTGCACATCAAATGCCgatttcaacctttctgtgctgtcagcgctttgattacCATGTGTAATTAAAATTCATTAAAGTAAGCCATGTCCGAGATACGACTCCGGAAGGATAGAAAATAGACTATTTACGTATCATACTATAAGTACAAAGGGCCGTAAATCATGTCCTCCTCCAGCAATCCAGCTGAAACTTGCAGGGCTAAATTTCTTTTATACCAGTtatcatttatattatgttttatttaaatcctACAAAATCTGAGATATGACTACAAACGGACAAAAAGTCAAGTAAAGACCCGAAATATGTACTCTAATTATGTATAAGTGCAAAGGGTAATAAATCTGTTTCTTGACAAATACAAGTCCGCATTGCCCTGTATCAGTTAATATTTTTACCATGTTTTATTCAAATCTTTTAACCACATCCttgggggcctctgtggccgagtggttaaggtcgctgacttcaaatcacttgcccggCATCGATGTGGGCGTTGAATTCTacgtgaggaagccgtccagctggttCACGGAAGgtcgaaggtcggtggttctacccaggtgtccgctatTGACGGAGaagcacatggggtcttcctccaccatcaaagctggaaagtcgccaaatgacctataattgtgtcgatgcgacgtaaACTTAACCACATCCGAGATATGACTCTggacggacagaaaatggaatagaccaataaaatatacatgtatatgcattatATAGACATGTTCCAAGGACCATAAATCATGACTTACTCAGACAATCTGACCGAAACTTGCAGGGTgtcatttctaccatgttttaaaaatataaataaaaccagTATGAGGGACAATACGTCAAAAACACCGGATagatttaacaatttttatttgtGATAAACTAATTTCGACACTTGATACGAGTTTGCGTCTACCATGTCTTATTCAAATACTCAAAAACGTCATAGATCTATATGATTTCGGACGGACGgttgaacggacggacggacgaacaaagcCTAAACTATACCCTCGCCTTCGACTGGGGTTGAAAagtatctttgaaaaaaaaaaacattgttaaataaGCGGGAAACTAagagaaaaatatgtaatgaaaaacTTCATCATATTACAGGCACGTGTccagtagtggaaattagccccaggcatgtcacaggtaaaagtttatctgtgcatgcttcattgatcgcttgatcggtacttgattgggtagtggagaaactattatgttttttactctttggaaatgttataaaatgatcattacattgttgtttttttttaagtaaatcataaaatgaatctgaaaattgaaacattatgatggttgtattttgtttttacgttaaggcacattccccaaatttattaaattgatagatatttatcctatctttttattttacaacaattatgaatttgaaactactgtatcaatttaaCTCTTTttggtccaataaccttacttaaaaactctcaaagttttaaaagtagtttctcagtaaatcttacaaaacgcatctaaaactcgttacttatgaggggttttatacataaaaatatcatttaatatgtgctgtgatgttatagtttgtacagtcaaagaagtataaaatacacatctatttatttttatagatctttgatacagttaagagttcattgtcatttgaaatctatgatgtaaatagtaattgtcataatacttcgtttgttttgttggaaatctaaaaacatttggccattttgcaaataggatacccttaataattagactagccactagactgataattacgatatttctatgattgtttttcttttttatgttcatagagacaaaagccagtctattctagagattttctaagaggactgatgctaaaattgtaatattggacatagtatatagactggctcagttcactacatgaaatcataaaaatgtgaaaaaaatcatcatagtctaggagctagtctacttaataatcaccttaaaacttcaacatttttttcaactgggtatcatacagaaaaataagtccatacactgtgactgtacaatcatacatacattgaaaaggcttgatgaaatgattaaaaaagtagacttttccttaaatatataaaacattcatgcatccttaaaggtgtttcaggtagcaggaaaatgcatctattcacgtgccatattaaaataaattcacaATCGGGAGGGgtaacccaccccaggttgggccccccagcaaacaaatcatGCACACGGGCCTGTATTAAAGGAAAGTTGATTCTGAGGTAATACACAAAGGGTATTTTTCAGTCGGACGCTTGATATGTTGAATATTTAtacaaagatatttaaatatccatatatagataaaacaataaaagggaccttaaatatttaataaactaGACAAGACAAGGAAAGATAAATGTTCACTTTTGACCACCAAGTTTGACATTGACGTttgagttgtgcatgacacattgtctcctTATGGgaaacattcataccaagtttAGTAATATCCTATTgacgaatgacagagttatggaccggacatgcagaaaaatattgatttttcacctaaaagtgtgaccttgacatttctGCCAGGGTTTTGGTATTGCgaatgacaagttgtctcattatggggaccttgacctttaagctagcgGTCCAGATGTTGCGCATGTCACGTACTCTAATTATGGGGAACACGTGTACAAAGTAATATCAAAGAATGTCCATGAATGACAGAGTAATAGACTTGACATAAAATTGCAAATGGACAGGAAGAGGTACGGATGAACAGACAtactatagtccccgaaactgggtTTCAACCAACAGAGGGCTAATAACAAACATCCTTGGCATATTCATTTGAATCTCAGGTGATGTGGACTTTATTGTAATAACTACACCATTGTATTGTCATCACTGctgtatcttttagaaaatgTGAAATACCGGTATGTTGGTATAACACTTTTAGaagaacttttcaaaaaaaaagtttgacatTTGCATTTGCCGAAATGGTCCTTATTACGAGCGGAATCCAGACAATTGTGAGGTTCATACAAATTTGCTCTTATATGCAGGTTGTCATGAATAAGGAAGATGGACCGTAAATAAAATTGCGGAAGACGTTTAACGTAATGTTTTGTAACTGATTTTATAACCTTGTCCCTATAAAACTGGCCAGCAGTAGATCTGCCGGGTGCATTGGGTATTTGCACAACAGGACCTTTGTAATGGATAAAATTATGTAAAGAACCCGTTTGCAACTTTGTGTTCTTTTTGTGACAACTGGCCGTTGTTGCCCTATCCTAAGCCACGGTTGTTTATGCAACCTTAAGATCGAAATAATATACCCAAGCCTCATCCACTgttagaattttattaaacctcCTTTCATCTGCATTTATTCTTACAGAATTGAAGAAGTGCGCCCTTTTGGCATTTGCTTTCTGGTCAAAATATAGAGTACCCTTACAACGCATCTTTATGAAGGACCAGATTTCCTTCCTACTTGGAACGGTTCAGTGCTTACGATAAAATAACACCAGTGTATACCAGCATGGTGTGTCAAAAAGGCTTTTAACTCTGCTATAAAGAACAATAAGTGCTTTGCCAGGTCTTAGGATGTTACCGTATGAGCTACAGTCATTGCTCCAAATAAggtattaaaagaacaaaaaaaaaatatatacaatgacGTGAGaaaaagaagtttatgaaattttgaaattttaatgacacCTGTTTTGTGTAATTTACTactgaaaacctggtttcgtgtgTCATACATTGCCAATTAAACTTTATGCTCCtcataaatattttctaaatgttgTTATCTTACAGGGCTGAACTACAATTGTCTAAAAAGTGGCAACGATAAATAAATTACTTATCGCAACTGTGGATGATCTTTAGACccggaatatatatataatataacatggATATACACAAACAAAAAAGACACTAAAGCTTGCATCATGAAGTAAAACCTTCTTGTTTTagagaaaactagagctatcactaaaggtgatgaatgtatccccctcatgcactgacacagtacattgcaatttgacacaaacaagattgcataattatgtggactgtatgaatacagactgtatgtataaagtatagtaacaaaaaacaaagtcccataactatgcagaatatttatctaaaagaacgtaacatgtactatgcacaattagggttggtactgatcacttgtgtgaagtttcattaaattatgtgcaagggttcggatgattaggcgcgcacaagattgcatatgcagactctgcaatttttgttgttgaaagaacctaacatgccccatgcacaactactgttgttactgatcacttgtgtgaagtttcattaaattgtgtcaaggggataagaagagatagtgcgcacaagattgtgtctatgtatatagtatagtaacaataaaacaaagtctcgtaactctgcaatttttttttctgaaagaacctaacatgccccatgcacaactactgttgttactgatcacttttgtgaagtttcattaaaatgtgtcaagGGGGTGAGGAGAGAtagagcgcacaagattgtgtctatgtatatagtatagtaacaaaaaacaaagtcccgtaactctgcatttttttttctgaaagaacctaacatgccccatgcacaactactgttgttactgatcacttgtgtgaagtttcattaaattgtgtcaaggggatgaggagagatggagcgcacaagattgtttcTACGGACAGAcctacatacagacagacagacagacagacagacaacctgaaaccagtatacccccccccccttacaactttgttgtcgtggGGTACAAAAACGAAACACAGGCAACATTTACACAAACaggaaaaagacaaaaaaagctTGCATCATGAATTCAAACCTTCTtgttttagagagaaaaaaaacgaaatacaGGCAACATTTACACAAGCAGGAAAAAGACACTAAAGCTAATTGCATCATGAATTCAAACCTTCTTGTTTTAGAGAAAAACAAGAGATAttcataagacagccaagctcgactactcgaaatattgtcccagaagcaggaaatattacccaaaaaggtgaaatatcaaaagagtttaagttcaaaaggggaaattatttgaccaaaatgaaagtcagagttatgggacttgctgctatcaactagttttataaccccgaagacacatgtgaagtttcagttcaatatctgcattagttttggagatagtaacttgcatgtaaaacttaaaccagaactttctaagtccaaaagggggcataatttgcccaaaatacatgtcagagttatgggacttgacccagtgaggttggtaattgatctagaaaaagaaaaaataagtttcaaatctatatgccttttagtaatagctgtctgtacttgcacacaaaactttaacgaggattttctaagaccaaaagggggcattatttgcctaaaatacatgtcagagttatgggacttgacccagtgaggttggtaattgatctagaaaaagaaaaaataagtttcaaatctatatgccttttagtactagctgtatgtacttgcatgcaaaactttaaccaggattttctaagttcaaaaggggacataatttggccaaaatgaaggtcagagttatgggacttgctgctatcaactagttttataaccccgaagacacatgtgaagtttcagttcaatatctgcattagttttggagatagtaacttgcatgtaaaacttaaaccagaactttctaagtccaaaagggggcataatttgcccaaaatacatgtcagagttatgggacttgacccagtgaggttggtaattgatctagaaaaagaaaaaataagtttcaaatctatatgccttttagtaatagctgtctgtacttgcacacaaaactttaacgaggattttctaagaccaaaagggggcattatttgcctaaaatacatgtcagagttatgggacttgacccagtgaggttggtaattgatctagaaaaagaaaaaataagtttcaaatctatatgccttttagtactagctgtatgtacttgcatgcaaaactttaaccaggattttctaagttcaaaaggggacataatttggccaaaatgaaggtcagagttatgggacttggtgctatcaactagttttataatcccgaagacacatgtgaattttaaattcaatatctgcattagttttggagatagtaacttgcatgtcaaacttaaaccagaattttctaagtccaaaagggggcataatttgctcaaaatacatgtcagagttatgggacttaacctagtgaggttggtaattgacatagaaaaagaaaaaataagtttcaaagctatatgcctttaaatgatagctgtatgtacttgcatacaaaaaattaaccaaggtgtgacgccgacgctgacgccgacgccagggagagtagaatagctagactattcttcgaatagctGATCTAATAAACGAAACGCAGGCAACATTTACACAAACAGGAAAAAGACAACTAAAGCTTACATCATGAATTCAAACCTTCttgttttagagaaaaaaaacgaaacacaGGCAACATTTCCACAAACAGCAAAAAGACAACTAAAGCTTACATCATGAATTCAAACCTTcttattttagagaaaaaaaacgcAACGCAGGCAACATTTACACAAACAGGAAAAAGACAACTAACGCTTACATCATGAACTCAAACCTTCTTGTTTTAGAGAAAAAAACGAAACACAGGCAACATTTACACAAACAGGAAAAAGACACTAAAGCTTACATCATGAATTCAAACCTTCTTGTTTTAGAGAACAAAAAAACGAAACACAGGCAACATTTACACAAACAGGAAAAAGACACTAAAGCTTAATTGCATCATGAATTCAAACCTTCTTCTTTTAGAGAGAGAAAAAACGTAACATAGGCAACATTTACACAAACAGGAAAAAGACAACTAAAGCTTACCTCATGAATTCAAACCTTCTTGTTTTAGAGAAAAAAACGAAACACAGGCAACATTTACACAAACAGGAAAAAGACAACTAAAGCTTACATCATGAATTCAAACCTTCttgttttagaagaaaaaaacgaAACACAGGCAACATTTACACAAACAGGAAAAAGACACTAAAGCTTAATTGCATCATGAATTCAAACCTTCTTCTTTTAGAGAGAGAAAAAACGAAACACAGGCAACATTTACACAAACAGGAAAAAGACAACTAAAGCTTACATCATGAATTCAAACCTTCTTGTTTTAGAGAAAAAAACGAAACACAGGCAACATTTACACAAACAGGAAAAAGACAACTAAACCTTACATCATGAATTACAACCTTCttgttttagagaaaaaaaacgaaacacaGGCAACATTTACACAAACAGGAAAAAGACAACTAAAGCTTACATCATGAATTACAACCTTCTTGTTTTAgagaaaaaaacgaaacaaaggCAAAATTTACACAAACAGGAAAAAGACACTAAAGCTTGCATCATGAATTAAACCTTCttgttttagagaaaaaaaacgaaacacaggcaacaaaattttgataaactGAAAATGTGGCACATAagattttttccctataaatTCAGATTTACAggaaaatgtattcatttattattatcatctattattaatttcaattcataaacatacttgttcttttttaatataattcTAAAGGATTCAGTATTTCAAATTTCGAAAGATTATGTAAGTTCTCTATcaatatttaataacaaaaaGTTTGACTATTTTTACTGATTCTGTCATACAAAACTTATGAAAAACACCGCTCTAAAAAACAATTTCAATGAAATGTGTTGCTTCAAGTGCATATATTTTGGAATGTATAGGTTTTTCCATCTGATAGAGACAGATATTTGCATTTTCTGACCAGGCATAAAATTGCAACCGTATGTGAATGTGTAGATTTTTTTCCATCTTAAGAAATCACAGATTTCTTGATAACATGCATAATCTACAATCTCATACTAAAgtacatatttttctaaatggatccTCTATACTACACGTCatatttctctccagtatgttttTCAGTTTCATGTGTCTTCAAACTACTCTTTGTATTGCATGTGTaatcacaaacattacatttatagTGATTCTTTCGTATGTGTTTCCTAAAAACATGCTTCTTTAGACTTGTGCTTAAATGACTTGCAAAATCACAGTCAtcacatttaaatggtttctctCCAGTGTGTAATTTCATATGTAGCTTCAGTTGACGATTTGTACGGCTTGCATAATCACAAAGTTCGCATTTAAAACACTTCTCTCCTAAATGTGTTCTGATATGCTTCTTAAGAGAACGACCTATATTACAAGcaaaatcacaaacatcacatttataGTGTTTCTCCCCAGTATGTTTCTGAATAATATGTCTCTTCAGATTGGTTCTCGAATTACAagcaaaatcacaaaaattacatttaaagggtttttctcctgtatgtCGCCACACATGTTTCCTCAGCACAGAGCTACTGTGAGTTGCATAAtcacaaatattacattttaaacgtttctctccagtatgtgttGCCATATGTATCTTCAGAGAATTGCTATGACTACATGCATAATCGCAAACATTACAGTGATatggtttctctcctgtatgtattctctTATGGTCAATCAGACGTTTGCGTGAAGCGCATGCATAAGcacaaatattacatttatagCCTTTCTCTCCTGTGTGTATTTTCATATGATTCTTCAGACCAGAGCCTGCTCTGcttgcataatcacaaacatcacatttgaaGGGTTTCTCATTTGTGTGTATTCTCATGTGTGTCTTCAGACCACCGCTTTGTTTAGATGTATAATCACAGACATCACACTTAAAAGGCTTCTCTCCAGTGTGCGTTCTCTTATGCATGTTCAGACTACTGCTTGTATAACATGcaaaatcacaaacatcacatttgaaAGGTTTATCATTTGTGTGTATTATCCTATGTTTGCTCAGATTACTGAATGAAGAACTtacataatcacaaacatcacatttataACATTTCTCTCTTGTATGTTTTCTCATATGTGTCTTTAGAAAACCTATTCTATCACATGCATAGTCAcacacaaaacatttaaaacttttctcACCAGTATGCTTTTTAATATGACTTTTCAGACCACCGCTTGAAGAAAATGCAAAATCGCAAACATCACATTTATAGCATTTCTCCCCAGTGTGTCTTTCCTTATGTATTTTCATGTAAGTGCTTGAATTACATACATAATCACATACATCACATTTAAGGTGTTTTTCTCCTGTGTGTACTGTCATGTGATTCTTCAGATTGTTCCTTGCAGTAAAAGCACGATCACAAACATCACACTTGAACGGTTTCTCTCCTGTGTGAACTCTCTTATGTATCTTCAGATCAGTTCTTCCAAAACATGCATAATTGCATTCATCACATTTAAAAGGTTTCTCACCAGTatgtattttcatatgtacttTCAGGTACCTGTTTGAATAACATATATAATCGCATTCATCACAATTATATGTTTTCTCTCCTAAATGACTTGCTACATGTGACTTCAGATAATCGCTTGatttacatgcataatcacaaacattacATCTAAatggtttctctcctgtatgctTTGTCATATGTTTCTTTAAATAAGTACTGtcattacatgcataatcacaaacatcacatatAAAACGTTTCTCTCCCGAGTGTGTTTTTATGTGTTGTTTCAGATTTGTGATATCACGGAATGCACGatcacaaatatcacatttaaagtTTTTCTCTGCTGTGTGTGTTTTTAGGTGTCGTTTCATAGTTTTGATAGCACTAAACGCACGACCACACGTGTTACATTTAAAGGGCTTCTCTCCTCTGTGTGTTTTCAtgtgttctttaaaatatctgatAGCATTAAATGCCTGCTTACAAATACCGCATTTAAATAccttctgttttgtttgttttcttgtttgtgtCGTCAGATTACTGCTCGAATTAAATGAATATTCACTATcatcatattttaaaagtttctctTCTGTATGCATTCTCACATGTTCCTTCAGATTACtgcttttattacatacataatcACTGACATCACAGTTTAAACTGTTCTCCCCTATATGTATTGCTGTATGTGTCTCCAGATCACCGATGGTAGTACATGCATAGTCACACAGATCACATTTAAAGTGTTCGTCTTCTATATACCCACTCATATCTGTCTTCTGCTCATCGTTCTCAATAGTATTACAAGAAGTGTCAGTCTTGCATAAGTTCTTCTCAATGACCTGAAACATTTTTATGTTCAGACCGCGTTCCTCAACTTGATCCAGTGTTCTTCTACTGAAGCTGACTTCTATAAAATATCATTCTATGTGATCTGTTGATCTGTATAAAACTGCAAagataaaatattacagaaaaataAACACATCACAGTTGACCTAAACCCGAGAACAGTAATCATCAAGTAggaagcaaacaaaaaaaaatgcttttgaaTTTCTCTATTTTACATTCGGCGGGGCGACTTGTGGCGTTGAGACATAACAACGTTCGGCGTAGTGGCATTTGGTGGGGTGACGTTTGCGGGGCGCCATAATTACGTTTCATTGTGTCATCGTGTAACTGCGTCGCTGCAACAAAACGACATTatacaaatatcatatggcagcgtgtgtgacactgatattgtcaacccgccggcagaatgtcacccgaggcgaaagccgagttgtgacattctgtttcgagggttgacaatatcaatgacacacacgctgccatatgatatttattttattataccgaacaaaactaagTAGAtctagaaaaacataaaaaatgttttaattcttttgtttttctttcttacaGTTAATGTCGTCTGAATCGCCTATCTACACATTGAATAATGACgccactactatatgtgtacaagggaggcaatcatttcattatttggctaaaaattgaagcagttatttgcccttatatgacattcaaataCCAGcgtggtcacatgacctgacagtcactttcgcttggtcataTGTCAAAAATGTTGGAAATgttttttgatagtcaaaatatctctttctcgggtaaaaggggttttatcattgtagacaaaagtgaggtataataaaacgaaatgcacaagataagatgtcgggcGCACTAGATAGAatgtagcctgggaatccagtctgacaatctacatgcaaattgacaatatcagaaactcgatgaatgccaattaacactaattagcgcaattAAGTGATCTTAattgcatagatattaggtatgatttcttctgacaaagcacaaatattatcaacggcttcccaggctaggtAGAATGTTGTGTGAACGAGATGAGATGTAATGATGCCAGATAAAGTTGTGTGCAGAGAAAAGGGAGGGCTTTCGTAAAAGTATTATTGCACAATTACCCAAGTTTAATACGTTATTCAAGGGTTCACATGTGCGTCAATGAAAGGGTGTTAGAATTTTCGCGTTTAATAGAAAATGCTGCACATCCTTTGTTTAGCAAAGATGTATACGTTAAAAACAATAAAGCTGTTAAATTTTCGAGTGGGTCCGGTATCAAATCATCTGAATGGTTTGATCAAAATTGTGTAGAA
The genomic region above belongs to Mercenaria mercenaria strain notata chromosome 12, MADL_Memer_1, whole genome shotgun sequence and contains:
- the LOC123534737 gene encoding zinc finger protein 91-like, which produces MFQVIEKNLCKTDTSCNTIENDEQKTDMSGYIEDEHFKCDLCDYACTTIGDLETHTAIHIGENSLNCDVSDYVCNKSSNLKEHVRMHTEEKLLKYDDSEYSFNSSSNLTTQTRKQTKQKVFKCGICKQAFNAIRYFKEHMKTHRGEKPFKCNTCGRAFSAIKTMKRHLKTHTAEKNFKCDICDRAFRDITNLKQHIKTHSGEKRFICDVCDYACNDSTYLKKHMTKHTGEKPFRCNVCDYACKSSDYLKSHVASHLGEKTYNCDECDYICYSNRYLKVHMKIHTGEKPFKCDECNYACFGRTDLKIHKRVHTGEKPFKCDVCDRAFTARNNLKNHMTVHTGEKHLKCDVCDYVCNSSTYMKIHKERHTGEKCYKCDVCDFAFSSSGGLKSHIKKHTGEKSFKCFVCDYACDRIGFLKTHMRKHTREKCYKCDVCDYVSSSFSNLSKHRIIHTNDKPFKCDVCDFACYTSSSLNMHKRTHTGEKPFKCDVCDYTSKQSGGLKTHMRIHTNEKPFKCDVCDYASRAGSGLKNHMKIHTGEKGYKCNICAYACASRKRLIDHKRIHTGEKPYHCNVCDYACSHSNSLKIHMATHTGEKRLKCNICDYATHSSSVLRKHVWRHTGEKPFKCNFCDFACNSRTNLKRHIIQKHTGEKHYKCDVCDFACNIGRSLKKHIRTHLGEKCFKCELCDYASRTNRQLKLHMKLHTGEKPFKCDDCDFASHLSTSLKKHVFRKHIRKNHYKCNVCDYTCNTKSSLKTHETEKHTGEKYDV